Proteins encoded in a region of the Candidatus Nitrosomarinus catalina genome:
- a CDS encoding DNA-3-methyladenine glycosylase I, with protein MKKRCEWAKNEPNLTYHDVEWGVPQHDDRKLFEFLILEGAQAGLSWTTILNRRNGYREAFYNFDANLVSKLNQKDIEKLIQNPSIIRNKLKINSAINNAKHFLKIQKQFGTFDNYLWGFVNYKPIKNKFKTYSDLPAYTELSQKLSTDLKKHGFTFVGPTICYAFMQAIGMVNDHTANCFKYLK; from the coding sequence ATGAAAAAAAGATGCGAATGGGCTAAAAATGAGCCTAATTTAACGTACCATGATGTTGAATGGGGAGTTCCTCAACATGATGATAGAAAATTATTTGAATTTTTAATTTTAGAGGGTGCACAAGCTGGATTATCTTGGACTACTATTCTTAATCGACGAAATGGATATCGCGAAGCTTTTTACAATTTTGATGCTAATCTTGTTTCAAAACTCAATCAAAAAGATATTGAAAAATTAATCCAAAACCCATCAATTATTAGAAATAAACTCAAAATTAATTCTGCGATTAATAATGCTAAACACTTTCTTAAAATTCAAAAACAATTTGGAACTTTTGATAACTATTTGTGGGGATTTGTAAATTATAAACCAATTAAAAATAAATTCAAAACATATTCTGATTTACCTGCATATACTGAACTCTCTCAAAAACTTAGTACAGATCTTAAAAAGCATGGATTTACTTTTGTTGGACCTACAATATGTTATGCATTTATGCAGGCCATAGGGATGGTTAATGATCATACTGCTAATTGCTTCAAATATTTGAAATAA
- the bcp gene encoding thioredoxin-dependent thiol peroxidase encodes MLEEGDSVPKFTLNDADGNKIKSTDFKGKKHVIYFYPKDFTPGCSTQADEFSTEYKKFQKEDIEIIGISPDDIDSHKKFCTKMGIKYVLLSDSEKEVSKQFGVWGMKKFMGREYMGVTRSSFLVNEKGKIFKTYPKVKPKGHALLVLEDFKE; translated from the coding sequence ATGTTAGAAGAAGGAGATTCAGTTCCAAAATTTACTCTAAATGATGCAGATGGAAATAAAATAAAATCAACAGATTTCAAAGGAAAAAAACATGTCATCTACTTTTATCCAAAAGACTTCACTCCAGGATGTTCAACTCAAGCAGATGAATTTTCAACAGAATACAAAAAATTTCAAAAAGAAGATATTGAAATTATTGGAATTAGTCCAGACGACATAGATTCCCATAAAAAATTCTGTACTAAAATGGGAATCAAATATGTGTTATTATCAGATTCAGAAAAAGAAGTTTCTAAACAATTTGGTGTTTGGGGAATGAAAAAATTCATGGGGAGAGAATACATGGGAGTTACCAGAAGCTCATTTTTAGTTAATGAGAAAGGAAAAATTTTCAAGACATATCCAAAGGTCAAGCCCAAAGGACATGCATTATTAGTTTTAGAAGATTTTAAAGAATAA
- a CDS encoding trans-sialidase: MATKRKTNTKKDLEEKIAELEAKLSKLSEQLDPPSATTSDEAPKPKEAPKPKEAPKPAETAKPKPTLPKGSTPKPKEAPKPAETAKPKPTLPKGSTPKPKEAPKPAETKSQPPATFQDALEDAYMNAAMTDFHQYRAKVTGYTPAPNRYFVRGYAPVGKIPTKNWNDQKATVTGYTQPSEQYFATRPRLAYHPPQKRFGSFSGVNMTAEGVTAKATAQEAPKPQVSEQAPPPQTAPNDDGKSKQDKLSDYEADYLKRLEQQKIDDAKAAAEAAAAEAAAKVSANKKGGALPKGFEAKAEPEPAKSSRGTLPKGF; this comes from the coding sequence ATGGCCACAAAACGCAAAACTAATACAAAAAAAGATCTTGAAGAAAAGATTGCAGAATTAGAGGCAAAATTATCAAAATTATCTGAACAATTAGATCCTCCTTCTGCTACAACATCTGATGAAGCCCCAAAACCAAAGGAAGCTCCAAAACCAAAGGAAGCTCCAAAACCAGCTGAGACAGCAAAGCCAAAACCTACACTTCCAAAAGGTTCTACACCAAAACCAAAGGAAGCTCCAAAACCAGCTGAGACAGCAAAGCCAAAACCTACACTTCCAAAAGGTTCTACACCAAAACCAAAGGAAGCTCCAAAACCAGCTGAGACAAAATCACAACCTCCCGCAACATTCCAAGATGCATTAGAAGATGCATACATGAATGCAGCAATGACTGATTTCCATCAGTACAGAGCAAAAGTCACTGGATACACACCAGCACCTAACAGATACTTTGTTAGAGGTTATGCACCGGTAGGTAAAATCCCAACTAAAAATTGGAATGATCAAAAAGCAACAGTAACTGGTTATACACAACCATCAGAACAATACTTTGCAACAAGACCTAGACTTGCATATCATCCACCTCAAAAACGATTTGGAAGTTTCAGTGGTGTAAATATGACTGCTGAAGGTGTAACTGCAAAAGCAACTGCTCAAGAAGCTCCAAAACCACAAGTTTCTGAACAAGCTCCACCACCACAAACTGCTCCAAACGATGATGGTAAATCCAAACAAGACAAATTATCGGACTATGAAGCTGATTATTTGAAAAGACTGGAACAGCAAAAAATTGATGATGCAAAAGCCGCAGCAGAAGCAGCTGCAGCAGAAGCAGCTGCAAAAGTATCTGCTAACAAGAAAGGTGGTGCATTGCCAAAAGGATTTGAAGCAAAGGCTGAACCAGAACCAGCTAAATCTTCAAGAGGTACACTACCAAAAGGTTTCTAA
- a CDS encoding elongator complex protein 3 — MNKLDPAISKACTEITKNLLTINEPSKKQVKEEIIKICTKYALERIPKNYEILSVVSNSDFDKLKKVLIRKPAKTASGVSVVALMPKPYACPHGRCTYCPGGIEFNSPNSYTGKEPSSLNAIQNEFDPKLQITSKIEKLIAFGHDPSKMEIVIVGGTFLFMPKDYQKDFIKSCYDAQNGTDSKNLEESKSNNEHAEIRNVGFTIETKPDYCKKEHVDLMLSYGVTRVEIGVQSLQERVYKIINRGHDYNDVTESFQISKDAGYKIVAHMMPGLPTMTPEGDIADFKKLFSDPQLRPDMLKIYPSLVIENTPLYEEYKEGKYTPYSDEDMIKVLTEAKKNVPKWVRIMRVQREISPKEIIAGPKSGNLRQIVHQNLAKQGLSCKCIRCREAGLADKKTANQDIELKRIDYDSSDGKEIFLSYEDKNEAIYGFLRLRKPSFEAHRDEIDENTCIVREIHVYGKSLKLGEKETDEIQHSGLGKNLMKEAEKISKEEFDAKKILVISAVGTREYYQKLGYSLYGPYMSKILN; from the coding sequence ATGAACAAGTTAGATCCAGCAATATCCAAAGCATGTACTGAAATTACAAAAAATTTACTGACAATAAATGAACCAAGTAAAAAACAAGTTAAAGAAGAAATTATTAAAATTTGTACAAAATACGCATTAGAAAGAATTCCAAAAAATTATGAAATATTATCAGTGGTGAGCAACTCTGATTTTGATAAATTAAAAAAAGTGTTGATTAGAAAACCAGCAAAAACAGCATCAGGAGTATCAGTAGTAGCATTAATGCCAAAACCATATGCATGTCCTCATGGAAGATGCACATATTGTCCAGGAGGAATTGAGTTTAATTCTCCAAACAGCTATACAGGAAAAGAACCATCATCATTAAATGCAATTCAAAATGAATTTGATCCTAAATTACAAATTACATCAAAAATTGAAAAATTAATTGCATTTGGACACGATCCATCAAAAATGGAAATTGTGATTGTAGGAGGAACATTCCTATTCATGCCAAAAGATTATCAAAAAGATTTCATAAAATCATGTTATGATGCACAAAATGGAACAGATTCAAAAAACTTGGAAGAATCTAAATCAAACAACGAGCATGCAGAAATAAGAAACGTAGGATTTACAATTGAAACTAAACCAGATTATTGTAAAAAAGAACATGTAGATTTAATGTTAAGTTACGGAGTTACAAGAGTAGAGATTGGAGTTCAATCATTACAAGAAAGAGTTTACAAAATTATCAATAGAGGACACGATTATAATGATGTAACAGAATCTTTTCAAATTTCAAAAGATGCAGGTTACAAAATTGTTGCACATATGATGCCAGGATTACCCACAATGACTCCAGAAGGAGATATTGCAGATTTTAAAAAATTATTTTCAGATCCTCAATTACGTCCAGATATGTTGAAAATTTATCCATCGTTAGTTATTGAAAATACACCACTCTATGAAGAATACAAAGAAGGAAAATACACTCCATATTCTGACGAGGATATGATCAAAGTATTAACAGAAGCAAAAAAGAATGTTCCAAAATGGGTGAGAATCATGAGAGTGCAAAGAGAAATTTCACCAAAAGAAATCATAGCAGGTCCAAAATCAGGTAACCTCAGACAAATTGTACATCAAAATCTTGCCAAACAAGGATTATCATGTAAATGTATCAGATGTAGAGAAGCAGGATTAGCAGATAAAAAAACAGCAAATCAAGACATAGAATTGAAAAGAATAGATTATGACTCTTCAGATGGAAAAGAAATTTTTCTATCATATGAAGACAAAAATGAAGCAATCTATGGATTTTTGAGACTAAGAAAACCAAGTTTTGAAGCTCATAGAGATGAAATTGATGAAAATACATGCATAGTTAGAGAAATTCACGTGTATGGAAAATCATTGAAATTAGGAGAAAAAGAAACTGATGAAATTCAACATTCAGGATTAGGAAAAAATTTGATGAAAGAAGCTGAAAAAATATCTAAAGAAGAATTTGATGCAAAAAAAATACTAGTGATTAGTGCTGTAGGTACTAGAGAATATTATCAAAAATTAGGGTATTCGTTATATGGGCCATACATGTCCAAAATATTGAATTAA
- a CDS encoding DUF1059 domain-containing protein has protein sequence MPRPITCKDAERDCTWSFNDENMEEVWSKLKEHILSQHKEIELNLENIEIIKSIITSKVYKDGARIESGRFWWWGEKMEKVTQLIADQE, from the coding sequence ATGCCAAGACCAATTACTTGTAAAGATGCCGAGAGAGATTGTACATGGTCATTTAATGACGAAAACATGGAAGAAGTATGGTCGAAACTGAAAGAACACATTTTATCACAACATAAAGAAATTGAATTGAATCTTGAAAATATTGAAATCATCAAATCCATAATCACTTCTAAAGTTTACAAAGATGGTGCACGAATTGAATCCGGAAGATTTTGGTGGTGGGGGGAGAAGATGGAAAAAGTAACCCAACTAATTGCTGATCAAGAATAA
- the lysS gene encoding lysine--tRNA ligase gives MSEEKIIGKGTWIDKLASELLEREKELGRNLDLINVESGLGASGIPHIGSLGDAVRAYGVKLALENLGYKSELIAYSDDLDGLRKIPEGMQEFGLDEHLGKPVSLIPDPYGCHDSYGMHMSSILLDGLDKVGIEYEFRRAKETYNQGLLKNQIHTILENSTKIGDKISELVGQEKYQKYLPYFPVCKECNRLYTAEATEYISDKKIVKYNCHDTEIGSKMIKGCGHQGEADITKDLGKLAWKVEFAARWSAFDIRFEAYGKDIMDSVKVNDWVADDILQFPHPHHVKYEMFLDKGGKKISKSLGNVITAQKWLEFGNSKSILLLLYKRITGARELGFDDIPGLMNEYNELEDTYFGRIKVDNQAKLTKLKGLYEYVNLLNPPKQSSIHVNYRLLIELTKIFKENRNERVMKKLIDYGVIKEEGNQEIQKLIEIAGNYSDEFDEQEKIEVELDNTAKKAISLLITELEKEEDPEDIQNTIYQIAKGNDVQPKDFFRILYQIILGTSRGPKIGPFITDIGRKQVAKTLSEYV, from the coding sequence ATGTCTGAAGAAAAAATTATTGGTAAAGGAACATGGATAGACAAATTAGCATCAGAATTACTTGAACGTGAAAAAGAACTTGGGAGAAATTTAGATCTGATAAATGTAGAAAGCGGATTAGGCGCATCAGGAATTCCACATATCGGAAGTTTAGGAGATGCAGTTAGAGCATATGGAGTAAAGCTCGCATTAGAAAATTTAGGATACAAGTCAGAATTAATTGCATATTCAGATGACCTAGACGGGTTAAGAAAAATTCCAGAAGGGATGCAAGAATTTGGTTTAGATGAGCATTTAGGAAAACCAGTTTCACTAATTCCAGATCCTTATGGATGTCACGATTCTTACGGAATGCACATGAGCAGTATTCTATTAGATGGATTAGATAAAGTTGGGATAGAGTATGAATTTAGAAGAGCTAAAGAGACATACAATCAAGGATTATTAAAAAATCAAATACATACGATATTAGAAAACAGTACAAAGATTGGAGATAAAATTTCAGAATTAGTTGGACAAGAAAAATATCAAAAATATTTACCATATTTCCCAGTGTGTAAGGAATGTAATCGACTTTACACAGCAGAAGCTACAGAATACATATCAGATAAAAAAATTGTCAAATACAATTGTCATGATACAGAAATAGGTTCAAAAATGATCAAAGGTTGCGGTCATCAAGGGGAAGCAGACATTACAAAAGATTTAGGAAAATTAGCTTGGAAAGTAGAATTTGCTGCAAGATGGTCAGCATTTGACATTAGATTTGAAGCATATGGAAAAGACATCATGGATTCAGTCAAAGTAAATGATTGGGTGGCAGATGATATTTTACAATTCCCACACCCACATCATGTAAAATATGAGATGTTTTTAGATAAAGGAGGAAAGAAAATTTCAAAATCACTAGGAAATGTGATTACTGCACAAAAATGGTTAGAATTTGGAAATTCAAAATCAATTTTACTTCTACTGTACAAAAGAATTACGGGGGCTAGAGAATTAGGATTTGACGACATTCCAGGTTTGATGAATGAATACAATGAGCTTGAAGATACGTATTTTGGCAGAATCAAAGTAGACAATCAAGCAAAACTAACCAAATTGAAAGGACTGTATGAATATGTAAATTTGCTTAATCCTCCAAAACAATCTAGTATTCATGTAAATTACAGATTATTAATTGAATTAACAAAAATTTTCAAAGAAAACAGAAATGAGAGAGTTATGAAAAAACTCATTGATTATGGAGTAATAAAAGAAGAAGGCAATCAGGAAATACAAAAATTGATAGAAATAGCAGGGAATTATTCTGATGAGTTTGATGAACAAGAAAAAATAGAAGTAGAACTTGACAATACTGCTAAAAAAGCAATATCATTACTCATTACAGAGTTAGAAAAAGAAGAAGATCCAGAAGATATTCAAAATACAATATATCAAATTGCTAAAGGAAATGACGTACAACCAAAAGACTTCTTTAGAATACTATATCAAATAATTTTGGGAACATCAAGAGGTCCAAAGATAGGACCATTTATCACAGATATTGGAAGAAAGCAAGTTGCCAAAACACTATCAGAGTATGTTTAA
- a CDS encoding pyridoxamine 5'-phosphate oxidase family protein, translating to MSVISSEIKSFLNSQKLGYVATVSSDGKPNISPKGTIISWTSELLVFANIRSPDTMSNLRNNPSVEINVIDPLSRKGYLFIGTGKIIKDTPLFDEIVDYYRNNGIQSPINSVVLVTVSSISEVTSPLYDLGRSETEIKLRWKKYFNDL from the coding sequence ATGTCTGTTATCTCTTCAGAAATTAAGAGTTTTTTAAATTCTCAAAAATTAGGTTATGTTGCAACTGTTTCATCTGATGGAAAACCTAACATTTCTCCAAAGGGAACTATAATTTCTTGGACTTCTGAACTTCTTGTATTTGCAAATATTCGCTCACCAGACACTATGAGTAATTTAAGAAATAATCCTTCTGTGGAAATTAATGTAATTGATCCCTTATCTCGCAAGGGATATTTGTTTATTGGAACTGGAAAAATTATTAAAGATACTCCTTTGTTTGATGAAATTGTCGATTATTATAGAAACAATGGAATTCAAAGTCCAATTAACTCTGTTGTATTAGTTACTGTTTCATCTATTTCTGAAGTAACTTCTCCTCTCTATGATTTGGGCAGATCTGAGACTGAAATAAAATTAAGATGGAAGAAATATTTTAATGATTTATGA
- a CDS encoding carbonic anhydrase → MNTLTEKSFATSLSCMDGRVQIPMNDWIKAKYGVDFVDTITAPGIDKVMFDGNVESLKKSVMISVTNHKSNHIVVSGHFGCAGNPVSDEEHFTHIKKSVEIISSWNLDADVVGVWIDENFVPHLVE, encoded by the coding sequence TTGAATACTTTGACTGAAAAATCTTTTGCAACCTCGTTATCTTGTATGGATGGAAGAGTTCAAATTCCTATGAATGACTGGATTAAGGCAAAATATGGTGTAGATTTTGTTGATACTATTACCGCTCCTGGAATTGATAAAGTAATGTTTGATGGAAATGTTGAATCTCTTAAAAAAAGTGTAATGATCTCTGTAACTAATCACAAGTCCAATCATATTGTGGTTTCCGGTCATTTTGGCTGTGCAGGTAACCCTGTTTCTGATGAAGAACATTTTACTCATATTAAAAAAAGTGTAGAAATAATTTCTTCTTGGAATCTAGATGCAGATGTAGTTGGTGTGTGGATAGATGAAAATTTTGTTCCTCATTTAGTTGAATAA
- a CDS encoding MIP/aquaporin family protein, translating into MVNTRAWLAEAIATFGLVFFGPLSVILAAAWYGDGLSTEAVIFISLGHGGAIALMVYAFGHVSGAHINPAVTIPMMITKKIGIKDGIGYILFQIIGAVIATATLAVIFPEIGKQVLWGAHGGPSEIINGSLISAVVLEAIFTFFLVVVIFMTAVHKKAPKSVYGAAIGGMVFLLHLIGVPLTGASMNPARSFSPALISGDAGLWEVQWIYWVGPIIGGIIAGALMTFIYVNKAEQED; encoded by the coding sequence ATGGTTAACACTCGCGCATGGCTTGCTGAAGCAATTGCAACATTTGGACTCGTATTCTTTGGTCCGCTATCTGTAATCTTGGCTGCAGCATGGTATGGTGATGGATTATCTACAGAAGCCGTAATTTTCATTTCATTGGGTCACGGTGGTGCAATTGCATTAATGGTATATGCATTTGGTCATGTTTCAGGAGCTCACATTAATCCTGCAGTAACCATTCCTATGATGATTACTAAAAAAATTGGTATCAAAGATGGAATTGGGTATATTCTATTTCAAATAATTGGTGCAGTAATTGCAACTGCCACCCTTGCAGTAATATTTCCAGAAATTGGAAAACAAGTGCTTTGGGGTGCTCATGGTGGACCAAGTGAAATTATCAATGGTAGTTTAATTTCTGCAGTTGTTTTAGAGGCTATTTTCACATTCTTCTTAGTAGTTGTAATCTTTATGACTGCTGTTCACAAAAAAGCACCAAAGAGTGTTTATGGTGCAGCAATTGGTGGTATGGTTTTCTTATTACACTTAATCGGTGTACCTTTAACTGGTGCATCAATGAACCCTGCAAGATCCTTTTCTCCTGCATTAATTTCAGGTGATGCTGGATTATGGGAAGTTCAATGGATTTATTGGGTTGGTCCAATCATCGGTGGTATTATTGCCGGTGCTTTGATGACTTTCATTTACGTAAACAAAGCAGAACAAGAAGATTAA
- a CDS encoding DNA repair protein — protein sequence MGFFSKKKEIKNDDEDESILKEELETEVEKLQTEFRTKQEEIVKVSEKIQTVKEEYDTTVSNLMSVKKEFNQKKMELDIVQREYREIREKIKNAQQIKDTKSINEFNKTEKEYKKIKDELEQMMKEQKQIKEEIAKGQSTIHGLRKQQVEVGKELDEANSRLYNAKEELDKKDKFQDTSVLTSKEKKEIKNNSPTEKANAGVIEAASIVVGSLKSKLNTAHKELEQIQGVLEEEREAHKKTRQELMKIKSEKN from the coding sequence ATGGGATTTTTTAGCAAAAAAAAAGAAATTAAAAATGATGATGAAGATGAATCAATTTTAAAAGAAGAGTTAGAAACTGAAGTTGAAAAGCTTCAAACAGAATTCAGAACAAAACAAGAAGAAATAGTAAAAGTTTCAGAAAAGATTCAGACTGTAAAAGAAGAATACGATACTACAGTAAGTAATCTAATGTCAGTAAAAAAAGAATTCAATCAAAAAAAAATGGAATTAGACATTGTTCAAAGAGAATACAGAGAAATTAGAGAGAAAATAAAAAATGCTCAACAAATTAAAGATACAAAATCAATTAATGAGTTCAATAAAACTGAAAAAGAATATAAAAAAATTAAAGATGAATTAGAACAAATGATGAAGGAACAAAAACAAATTAAGGAGGAAATTGCAAAAGGACAATCAACGATACATGGATTAAGAAAGCAACAAGTTGAAGTAGGTAAAGAATTAGATGAAGCAAATTCAAGATTATACAATGCAAAAGAGGAATTAGATAAAAAAGATAAATTTCAAGATACTAGTGTCTTAACATCAAAGGAGAAAAAAGAAATTAAAAATAATTCACCTACTGAAAAAGCTAATGCAGGAGTAATTGAGGCAGCAAGTATAGTTGTTGGATCATTAAAATCAAAACTAAACACGGCACATAAGGAATTAGAACAAATTCAAGGGGTTTTAGAAGAAGAAAGAGAGGCACATAAAAAAACAAGACAAGAATTAATGAAGATTAAATCTGAAAAAAATTAA
- a CDS encoding cation:proton antiporter, translating into MSEAHFIETIIGVGILLFAAKLMAELFLRLKLPIVLGELLAGMIVGPFALGAFFVIDGKQLLQINDEIRILGEMGAIVILFMAGLEMTPKEFLKGGKASFTVGTLGVVVPFFAGLAVFQMFGFDALQSMLIATALTATSIAISIQVLSEFGKIKTPEARLIIGAAVVDDILAIAVLSVVSSIAGSDGGVDNIDITEVTITILKVLGFFVIMLVVAVVVIPKIITPRLWKAKGSVEGIATASFFGAAALAGSIGLSPIVGAFAVGMALSTTKVFEKIENYIGKIGLIFAPLFFAIIGAQVDLRAVNLEILMISAVVIIIAVVTKLGGCGLPAMFFLKSKAQGMRVGIGMISRGEVGLIVAGVGVTAGILTSEVYSTIVIMVAVTTIITPIWLKMEYRKEQKNDNNESNKTVEQKSE; encoded by the coding sequence ATGAGTGAAGCCCATTTCATAGAGACAATAATTGGAGTAGGAATACTACTATTTGCAGCTAAATTAATGGCAGAGCTTTTCCTCAGATTAAAGCTCCCAATTGTGTTAGGAGAATTATTAGCAGGAATGATTGTTGGCCCATTTGCCTTAGGAGCATTTTTTGTAATTGATGGAAAGCAATTACTTCAGATAAATGATGAAATAAGAATACTAGGAGAAATGGGTGCAATTGTAATTCTGTTTATGGCAGGATTGGAAATGACACCAAAAGAATTCCTCAAAGGAGGAAAAGCATCATTTACAGTAGGAACGTTGGGGGTGGTTGTTCCATTTTTTGCAGGATTAGCAGTTTTCCAAATGTTTGGATTTGATGCATTACAATCAATGTTAATTGCAACAGCGCTTACAGCGACAAGTATTGCAATTTCAATTCAAGTATTAAGTGAATTTGGAAAAATCAAAACGCCCGAAGCTAGATTAATCATAGGTGCCGCAGTAGTAGATGACATTTTAGCAATTGCAGTATTATCAGTGGTATCATCAATTGCAGGATCAGATGGAGGGGTAGACAATATAGACATCACAGAAGTCACAATTACAATTTTGAAAGTATTAGGATTCTTTGTAATAATGTTAGTAGTTGCAGTTGTAGTAATACCAAAAATAATCACACCAAGATTATGGAAAGCAAAAGGCAGTGTGGAAGGAATTGCAACAGCGTCTTTCTTTGGTGCAGCAGCACTTGCAGGATCCATCGGACTATCACCCATAGTAGGAGCGTTTGCTGTAGGAATGGCATTATCAACCACAAAAGTATTTGAGAAAATTGAAAACTATATTGGAAAAATAGGATTGATTTTTGCACCATTGTTCTTTGCAATCATTGGAGCACAAGTAGACTTGAGAGCAGTTAATTTGGAGATTTTAATGATAAGTGCTGTAGTTATCATAATTGCAGTTGTAACAAAATTGGGCGGTTGTGGATTACCGGCAATGTTCTTTTTGAAAAGTAAGGCACAAGGAATGAGAGTAGGTATTGGTATGATTTCAAGAGGAGAAGTAGGATTAATTGTTGCAGGGGTAGGAGTTACAGCAGGAATTCTTACATCAGAAGTATACTCAACAATAGTAATCATGGTAGCAGTAACTACAATTATCACACCAATTTGGTTGAAAATGGAGTATAGAAAAGAACAAAAAAACGACAATAACGAATCAAATAAAACAGTAGAACAAAAATCAGAATAA
- a CDS encoding cyclic nucleotide-binding/CBS domain-containing protein, with amino-acid sequence MSRKDFESSSILVKDIMTQAIISVPGETTVFQVAKMMEQGGIGAVLVKKDNNLKGIVTDRDYATKIVCNDLPSDTSVEKIMSTPLITINFDATISAAAERMTTKKIRKLGVTDNGKIIGLITSTDLVTQLSK; translated from the coding sequence ATGAGCCGTAAAGACTTTGAATCGTCCTCCATTTTAGTTAAAGATATTATGACACAAGCAATTATCTCTGTCCCTGGCGAAACAACCGTTTTTCAAGTAGCCAAGATGATGGAGCAAGGTGGAATTGGTGCAGTTCTTGTAAAGAAAGATAATAATCTTAAAGGAATAGTGACTGATAGAGATTACGCAACAAAAATTGTATGCAATGATTTACCTTCCGATACTTCTGTAGAAAAAATTATGTCTACCCCATTAATCACAATAAATTTTGATGCAACCATTTCTGCAGCTGCAGAAAGAATGACTACAAAAAAAATTAGAAAATTAGGTGTAACTGATAATGGAAAAATTATTGGATTAATAACATCAACTGATTTAGTGACTCAACTCAGTAAATAA
- the purM gene encoding phosphoribosylformylglycinamidine cyclo-ligase, with product MTLTYKKAGVDISKIKQSQKAIGKLITSTHKLQKKAKIAHGFGHYAGIVEIPGGKLLATHTDGVGTKVVIANMMKKYNTIGIDCVAMNVNDIICIGATPISFVDYIAANKNDVPIFKKIVEGLVTGAKKSSMPIVGGETAIMPDVIEGKGFAFDLAGMVVGLLDKKDMILGNKIKAGDAIIGVNSSGIHSNGYSLARKALLTKYSVKDKVKGVGTIGDALLKPTEIYTNPVLEINQKCKINGLAHITGGSFTKLLRLKNTGYEIDSLPKIPPIMGLIEEQGVKPEEMYKTFNMGVGFCIMAPKDQVSKIESIFKKHKIKSQQIGQVISKKGVSVNSIKIA from the coding sequence ATGACTTTAACATACAAAAAAGCAGGAGTAGATATTTCAAAAATTAAACAAAGTCAAAAGGCAATTGGTAAACTAATCACATCAACTCATAAACTTCAGAAAAAAGCAAAGATAGCTCATGGTTTTGGACACTATGCAGGAATTGTAGAAATTCCTGGAGGAAAATTATTAGCGACACATACAGATGGAGTAGGAACTAAAGTAGTAATTGCAAATATGATGAAAAAATACAACACAATAGGAATTGATTGTGTTGCAATGAATGTAAATGACATTATTTGTATTGGTGCAACACCAATATCATTTGTAGATTATATTGCTGCAAACAAAAATGATGTACCAATATTTAAAAAAATTGTAGAAGGATTAGTTACAGGTGCAAAAAAATCTTCAATGCCAATTGTTGGCGGAGAAACTGCAATTATGCCAGATGTAATTGAAGGAAAAGGATTTGCATTTGATTTAGCAGGAATGGTTGTGGGTCTATTGGATAAAAAAGATATGATTTTAGGAAATAAAATTAAAGCAGGTGATGCAATTATTGGAGTAAATAGTTCAGGAATTCATTCAAACGGATATTCACTTGCAAGAAAAGCTTTGCTAACAAAATATTCAGTTAAAGATAAAGTAAAAGGAGTTGGAACTATAGGAGACGCATTACTAAAACCTACAGAAATTTATACAAACCCAGTTCTTGAAATTAATCAAAAATGTAAGATAAATGGACTAGCTCACATCACAGGAGGATCATTTACCAAACTATTACGCCTCAAAAACACAGGTTATGAGATAGATTCACTTCCAAAAATACCTCCAATAATGGGATTAATAGAGGAACAAGGAGTAAAACCAGAAGAAATGTACAAAACTTTCAACATGGGAGTAGGATTCTGCATAATGGCACCAAAAGATCAGGTAAGTAAAATTGAATCAATATTCAAAAAACATAAAATCAAAAGCCAGCAAATAGGTCAAGTAATTTCTAAAAAAGGGGTTTCAGTAAACTCAATAAAAATTGCTTAA